A single Lysinibacter sp. HNR DNA region contains:
- a CDS encoding ABC transporter ATP-binding protein — protein sequence MSAVLAFSHVSYVRNGNHILDDITWDVQADQRWVILGPNGAGKTTLLRLATGHDFPTTGNVDILESRLGRVNIFELRTRLGFSSSAQAKRIPFHETVLNVVLTAAYSVEGRWNERYDELDLRRAKRVLLEWNLDELAERSFGTLSDGEQKRVMIARAVMTDPELLLLDEPASSLDLGARERLLQLLSGYASSPVSPAMVMVTHHVEEIPPGFTHAMLLSGGKVVNQGPLDSVLTADNLSQTFDLPFELVTTNGRYTARGL from the coding sequence ATGTCTGCTGTTCTTGCTTTCTCTCATGTCTCTTATGTTCGTAACGGTAATCACATCCTTGACGATATTACCTGGGACGTTCAGGCCGATCAGCGCTGGGTGATTCTTGGGCCAAACGGTGCGGGAAAAACTACGCTGCTTCGTCTCGCCACCGGACACGATTTCCCCACGACAGGGAACGTTGACATATTGGAGAGCCGTCTGGGTCGGGTGAACATCTTTGAGCTTCGTACACGTCTAGGATTTTCCTCCTCCGCACAGGCCAAGCGTATCCCGTTTCATGAGACGGTACTTAACGTGGTGCTGACCGCTGCCTATTCTGTGGAGGGCCGATGGAACGAGCGCTACGATGAGCTTGATCTGAGACGCGCCAAGCGTGTCTTGCTCGAGTGGAATCTGGATGAACTAGCGGAGAGATCTTTTGGTACGCTGAGTGACGGAGAGCAGAAGCGTGTCATGATTGCCCGGGCCGTCATGACCGATCCGGAACTCTTATTGCTGGATGAGCCCGCCTCAAGCCTCGACCTGGGGGCCCGTGAGCGGCTATTGCAGCTACTGAGTGGCTATGCAAGCTCCCCGGTGTCGCCCGCAATGGTCATGGTTACCCATCACGTTGAAGAGATTCCTCCGGGCTTTACCCACGCTATGCTCCTTTCCGGTGGCAAAGTTGTGAACCAGGGTCCCCTCGATAGCGTACTGACTGCAGATAACCTGAGCCAGACATTTGATCTGCCTTTTGAGCTTGTCACGACTAATGGTCGTTACACTGCACGTGGGCTATAG
- the bla gene encoding class A beta-lactamase gives MTNHMTRRTALSLALSIPLVGCAATTPSRNTRGSGTQQSEEESPAPGTDKKFRQLEQQYEARLGVYAVDTGSRKSIEFQADERFAYCSTFKAIAAAEVVRQREIASLEEVIRYAAEDLVEHSPITEQHLATGMTIRELCDATVRYSDNAAINLLLRSILGGPKGLESALRTLGDNTTQMERYELELNTAIPGEVRDTTTPRAWAQTLREYALGTALSEEKKVIFVDWLVRNTTGDELIRAGVPQGWKVGDKTGGGDYGTRNDIGIVWPPDSQPIVLAVLSSRATQDATFNNALIADATRVAISAIRQL, from the coding sequence ATGACAAATCATATGACTCGTAGAACGGCTCTTTCCCTAGCCCTGAGCATTCCACTTGTTGGTTGCGCTGCAACAACCCCTAGCCGGAACACCCGTGGTTCAGGAACACAACAGTCAGAGGAAGAATCACCGGCACCTGGAACAGATAAAAAGTTTCGGCAGCTTGAACAACAATATGAAGCGCGTTTGGGGGTTTATGCCGTGGATACGGGGTCGAGAAAAAGCATTGAGTTTCAAGCCGACGAGAGATTCGCCTACTGCTCAACGTTTAAAGCCATTGCAGCGGCCGAGGTTGTGCGGCAGCGCGAAATTGCCTCGCTCGAAGAGGTCATCAGGTACGCAGCAGAAGATCTAGTGGAGCACTCACCAATTACCGAACAGCACCTTGCAACAGGTATGACGATTCGCGAACTCTGTGATGCAACCGTGCGCTACAGCGACAATGCCGCGATAAACCTTCTCCTGCGTAGCATTCTTGGTGGGCCCAAGGGGCTAGAAAGCGCACTGCGTACCCTGGGTGATAACACGACCCAAATGGAACGCTATGAGCTTGAGCTTAATACGGCAATACCGGGCGAGGTCCGCGATACCACCACCCCCCGAGCGTGGGCACAAACTCTACGAGAATATGCCCTCGGCACGGCCCTTTCGGAAGAGAAAAAAGTAATCTTTGTTGACTGGCTGGTGAGAAATACTACCGGAGACGAACTGATCCGAGCGGGCGTTCCACAGGGCTGGAAAGTAGGAGATAAAACCGGCGGGGGCGATTACGGCACAAGAAATGATATCGGTATCGTCTGGCCACCGGATTCACAACCGATTGTGCTTGCCGTTCTGTCGTCCCGCGCCACTCAGGACGCTACGTTTAATAACGCGCTTATTGCTGACGCAACTCGCGTTGCAATCAGCGCGATCAGACAGCTATAG
- the fabG gene encoding 3-oxoacyl-ACP reductase FabG, with protein MTTPRTVLVTGGNRGIGFAIAQELIAQGHRVAVTARSGKGPEGSLTVAADVSDSDSIDQAFTAVEQQLGPVEVVVANAGITKDTLLMRMSEEDFIDVVDTNLTGAFRTVKRASKSFLKQRFGRVVFISSVVGLYGGAGQVNYSSSKAALVGFARSLTRELGARGVTANVVAPGFIETDMTASLPSEQQDEYRRAIPAGRYGQASEVAKAVSWLASDDAAYISGAVIPVDGGLGMGH; from the coding sequence ATGACTACGCCCCGTACTGTTCTTGTCACCGGAGGAAACCGCGGAATCGGTTTTGCGATTGCTCAGGAACTCATTGCTCAGGGGCATCGTGTTGCGGTTACCGCACGCTCGGGAAAGGGCCCGGAGGGCAGCTTAACGGTTGCTGCCGATGTGAGTGACTCGGACTCAATTGATCAAGCCTTTACCGCTGTTGAGCAGCAACTTGGCCCCGTAGAGGTGGTTGTTGCCAACGCGGGAATAACCAAAGACACGCTATTGATGCGCATGTCCGAAGAAGATTTTATCGACGTTGTTGATACCAACCTCACCGGTGCTTTTCGTACGGTTAAGAGAGCCTCTAAGTCCTTTTTGAAACAGCGTTTTGGCCGTGTTGTTTTTATTTCCAGTGTTGTGGGACTCTACGGCGGCGCGGGGCAGGTAAACTATTCTTCCTCGAAGGCGGCGCTGGTGGGTTTTGCTCGCTCCCTCACTCGCGAGCTTGGCGCGCGAGGCGTCACAGCCAACGTTGTTGCTCCCGGGTTCATCGAGACAGATATGACGGCGAGTCTCCCCAGCGAGCAGCAGGATGAATACCGCCGAGCGATTCCCGCCGGTCGCTACGGTCAGGCCTCCGAGGTTGCCAAAGCCGTGAGCTGGTTGGCCAGCGACGATGCGGCCTACATCTCCGGTGCGGTAATTCCTGTTGATGGTGGGCTGGGCATGGGACACTAA
- a CDS encoding DUF3099 domain-containing protein has product MMKPQYTATSVSTDPETDRTHRMRNYVITMGIRFACLLAIPFVQGWWMVICAIGAVILPYFAVIIANVGNPSAAQAERPEPSAISQGTHTDSRKEPGSNTLIVVDSPVHKSHDEEV; this is encoded by the coding sequence ATGATGAAGCCCCAATATACAGCCACTTCTGTTTCGACAGACCCAGAGACCGATCGAACGCATCGTATGCGAAACTACGTCATCACGATGGGTATACGTTTTGCGTGCCTTCTGGCCATCCCGTTTGTTCAGGGATGGTGGATGGTTATTTGCGCCATCGGAGCCGTTATCCTTCCATATTTTGCGGTTATTATCGCCAATGTAGGAAACCCATCCGCCGCCCAAGCCGAACGCCCCGAGCCCTCAGCGATTTCTCAGGGAACCCATACCGATTCTCGTAAAGAGCCGGGCAGCAACACCCTTATCGTGGTGGATAGTCCTGTGCACAAGTCCCACGACGAGGAAGTATAA
- a CDS encoding SGNH/GDSL hydrolase family protein produces the protein MTQKHPWSRYVALGDSFTEGIGDPEPSSPGGNRGWADRVAEVLNEKTDNFVYANLAVRGKLVDQIIEEQIDPAIDLRPDLITISAGGNDVIRPGSDPDAVAAKFESAIARLSANNPTIVLFTAVDVGFSPVFRTIRGKVAIYNENVRKIAHRYDCIVADQWASDELPDARMWAPDRLHLNPLGHHAVARIVLEALNVENDLVPMRPEPLPAHSWREARREDISWAREYLVPWVIRRIRHQSSGDHILPKRPEARAVFPQE, from the coding sequence ATGACGCAAAAACACCCGTGGTCCCGTTACGTTGCTCTCGGGGATTCTTTTACCGAGGGCATCGGAGACCCTGAGCCAAGCAGCCCCGGTGGAAATCGAGGATGGGCTGACCGTGTTGCTGAGGTTCTTAACGAAAAAACAGATAACTTTGTCTATGCTAACCTGGCCGTCCGAGGGAAGCTCGTAGACCAGATTATCGAGGAACAGATTGATCCCGCTATCGATCTGCGCCCAGACCTCATCACCATCTCTGCCGGAGGTAACGACGTGATTCGTCCCGGCTCGGATCCCGATGCGGTAGCGGCGAAGTTTGAATCAGCTATTGCTCGCCTCAGCGCTAATAATCCCACAATAGTTCTTTTTACCGCGGTCGACGTCGGCTTTTCCCCCGTATTTCGTACCATTCGCGGCAAAGTTGCTATCTACAACGAGAACGTGCGTAAGATCGCCCACCGCTACGACTGCATCGTGGCAGACCAGTGGGCCAGCGATGAGCTTCCAGATGCCCGCATGTGGGCCCCCGACCGCCTGCACCTCAATCCGCTTGGACACCACGCGGTGGCGAGGATTGTTCTTGAAGCTCTCAACGTTGAGAACGACCTTGTCCCCATGCGCCCGGAGCCGCTTCCTGCTCACTCCTGGCGAGAAGCCCGCAGAGAAGATATTTCTTGGGCACGCGAATACCTGGTGCCCTGGGTTATACGTCGTATTCGACATCAGTCTTCGGGAGATCATATACTCCCCAAGCGCCCGGAAGCCAGGGCGGTCTTTCCGCAGGAATAA
- a CDS encoding RNA methyltransferase, whose product MRPIPIAELNVPELAYFSQLTDVKLRRVTEPEQGIYLAEGNKVMARSLAAGHQPLAVLTEEKWLDDIKTMYSSYPDLPVYVGQTRVIEELTGYNVHRGSLAAVKRPTEPQPETLLRDSRRVIILEDIVDHTNVGAIFRSVAGLGADAVFITPRCADPLYRRSVRVSMGTVLQIPWTRFPDWEQGQRLLHEQGFHIAALALSETAETLDRFAQHNHDRIAFVVGTEGDGLSHQALEAADTVVTIPMRAEIDSLNVAAASAVALWELRVRK is encoded by the coding sequence ATGCGCCCGATTCCCATCGCCGAACTCAATGTTCCCGAGCTAGCCTACTTCTCTCAGCTCACTGACGTAAAACTACGCCGCGTCACGGAGCCCGAGCAGGGGATTTATCTCGCCGAGGGAAATAAAGTGATGGCACGATCGCTTGCGGCAGGTCATCAACCCTTGGCCGTCCTCACGGAGGAAAAATGGCTGGACGATATTAAAACGATGTACTCCTCCTATCCGGATCTACCCGTTTATGTGGGACAGACCCGGGTAATCGAAGAACTTACCGGGTACAACGTGCATCGAGGATCACTCGCGGCGGTGAAACGCCCCACTGAACCACAACCCGAGACGCTACTTCGTGACTCTCGGCGTGTGATTATTCTCGAAGACATTGTTGACCATACGAATGTTGGTGCCATTTTTCGCTCGGTTGCCGGGCTGGGGGCCGATGCCGTTTTTATCACACCGCGCTGTGCGGATCCGCTCTATCGACGGAGCGTTCGGGTGAGCATGGGTACGGTATTACAGATTCCCTGGACTCGTTTTCCGGATTGGGAACAGGGTCAACGGCTGCTCCATGAACAAGGATTTCACATCGCTGCTCTGGCTCTTTCGGAGACGGCGGAGACCCTCGATAGATTTGCTCAACACAACCACGATCGAATCGCTTTTGTCGTTGGCACGGAGGGGGATGGCCTCAGTCATCAGGCCTTAGAGGCGGCCGATACCGTCGTCACGATTCCCATGCGGGCAGAAATCGACTCGCTCAATGTTGCCGCCGCTTCGGCCGTGGCCCTGTGGGAGTTGCGGGTGCGGAAGTAG
- a CDS encoding type B 50S ribosomal protein L31, whose translation MKTAIHPEYKAVVFRDLASGATFLTRSTVTSEKTIDLDGVTYPVIDVEISSESHPFYTGKQRILDSAGRVEKFNQRFKGFGA comes from the coding sequence ATGAAGACAGCAATCCACCCGGAGTACAAGGCGGTAGTGTTCCGCGACCTAGCATCGGGGGCAACGTTTCTTACTCGTTCAACCGTAACCAGCGAGAAAACCATCGACCTTGACGGTGTAACATACCCCGTTATCGACGTTGAAATCTCAAGCGAATCGCACCCGTTTTACACGGGTAAGCAGCGGATCCTTGACTCTGCCGGACGCGTAGAGAAGTTTAACCAGCGCTTTAAAGGGTTTGGTGCGTAA
- a CDS encoding DEAD/DEAH box helicase, giving the protein MTNAQPIADGPGHAPGTHAAEHLSPAFPARAPWGTAAHLRAWQEEALNAYFQSEPRDFLAAATPGAGKTTFALRLAAELRGRGTIDRIVVVAPTEHLKTQWANAASRAGIRLNPLFKNSDAHIQRPFDGVALTYAQVIMKPELHQRLVAERNTLVILDEVHHGGDTLSWGDGIREAFERAKRRLSLTGTPFRSDTAPIPFVEYAPDKNGIRVSLTDYNYGYGRALKDGIVRPVIFMVYAGLMRWQTSTGDHMEARLGEGNTKDITSQAWRTALDPEGEWMNSVLSAANKRLSEVRLSVPDAGGLVIATDHAAARAYAAMLQKIVGEPVALILSDDKQASENIDKFSQGSSRWMVAVRMVSEGVDVPRLSVGVYATSSATPLFFAQAIGRFVRSRRRGETASVFIPNVPSLMALAAEMELERDHALDRPPSDDAEGNLWSEEDAMVASANREERASEELTREFQFTAIESDAHFDRALFDGGEFGGYADINSEEELDFIGLPGILEPDQVKELLIQRQSRQAKRSAEKRGKTEHLSEVAEAPEPLYRTLKEQRKLLSSLVGMYAKISGEPHAMIHAELRRLCGGPPVPQASVTQIQSRIALLRKRLNHSH; this is encoded by the coding sequence GTGACTAACGCGCAACCCATAGCAGATGGCCCAGGGCATGCTCCCGGCACACACGCCGCCGAGCACCTTTCACCTGCCTTTCCCGCGCGTGCCCCCTGGGGGACAGCGGCACACCTCAGAGCCTGGCAGGAAGAAGCTCTTAACGCATACTTTCAGAGTGAACCGCGCGACTTTTTGGCCGCCGCAACTCCCGGCGCGGGCAAAACCACTTTCGCCCTACGTCTGGCGGCAGAGCTGCGGGGTAGGGGAACGATTGACCGTATCGTGGTGGTGGCACCCACCGAGCACCTGAAAACTCAGTGGGCAAATGCCGCCTCACGCGCGGGTATCCGGTTAAATCCCCTCTTTAAAAACAGTGACGCACACATTCAACGGCCCTTTGACGGGGTGGCCCTCACCTATGCCCAGGTCATCATGAAACCCGAGCTCCATCAGCGTCTTGTAGCTGAACGAAACACCCTGGTGATACTGGACGAAGTACATCACGGCGGTGATACGCTCAGCTGGGGTGACGGCATCCGCGAGGCTTTTGAGCGAGCTAAAAGACGCCTTTCACTCACGGGAACACCGTTCAGATCAGATACCGCTCCCATTCCGTTTGTTGAATACGCTCCTGACAAGAACGGCATCCGAGTATCTCTCACGGACTATAACTACGGGTATGGCCGCGCGCTCAAAGACGGTATTGTTCGTCCCGTAATTTTTATGGTGTATGCCGGACTCATGCGGTGGCAGACCAGCACCGGCGATCATATGGAGGCACGCCTCGGCGAGGGAAACACCAAAGACATCACCTCTCAGGCCTGGCGTACGGCCCTCGACCCCGAGGGTGAGTGGATGAACTCGGTCCTGAGCGCAGCTAATAAGCGACTCTCCGAGGTGCGCCTGAGCGTTCCAGACGCCGGGGGATTGGTGATTGCCACCGATCACGCCGCGGCTAGAGCATACGCTGCAATGCTACAAAAAATAGTGGGGGAACCCGTTGCGCTCATCCTGTCCGATGATAAGCAGGCCTCTGAAAACATCGACAAGTTTTCTCAAGGTAGCTCACGCTGGATGGTAGCCGTACGCATGGTGTCGGAGGGGGTAGATGTCCCTCGGCTTTCCGTTGGGGTCTACGCGACCTCATCGGCGACCCCGCTCTTTTTCGCACAGGCAATCGGACGCTTTGTAAGGTCCAGGAGACGCGGAGAAACTGCCTCGGTTTTTATCCCCAACGTTCCCAGCTTGATGGCCCTTGCAGCTGAAATGGAGTTGGAACGAGACCACGCTCTTGATCGGCCACCCTCAGATGATGCTGAAGGCAACCTCTGGAGCGAAGAAGACGCAATGGTGGCCTCAGCGAACCGCGAAGAGAGGGCTTCAGAGGAGCTCACTCGGGAGTTCCAATTCACCGCGATAGAATCTGATGCACACTTTGATCGTGCACTCTTTGACGGCGGAGAGTTTGGCGGCTACGCAGATATTAACAGTGAAGAAGAACTCGATTTTATCGGGCTCCCGGGCATCCTTGAACCTGATCAGGTAAAGGAATTACTTATTCAACGCCAGTCCCGCCAGGCAAAACGTTCGGCTGAGAAGCGAGGCAAAACGGAGCACCTGAGCGAGGTTGCGGAGGCACCGGAGCCCCTCTACCGTACGCTCAAGGAGCAGCGAAAATTGCTCAGCAGTCTGGTGGGAATGTACGCAAAGATTTCGGGAGAACCGCACGCAATGATTCACGCGGAACTTCGTCGGCTCTGCGGGGGCCCGCCGGTGCCCCAGGCCAGTGTTACCCAGATCCAATCGCGAATCGCCCTACTGCGGAAAAGACTTAATCACAGTCACTAG
- a CDS encoding exonuclease domain-containing protein, with product MTENSVPLWCQNLAVFDTETTGINTSEARVVTATLAVLDAQGAVTERHDWFINPGVEIPERATSVHGVTTAQAVAGGMDAATGIGQILDRIRELFLRGLPLVIYNAPYDLDVIRYEALRYGIEPLAAPAPVLDPLIIDKAVDRYRKGKRTLEAACMHYGVVLGSAHDAGEDAIASGRVMQQIAARYVSKIPEDLEEIHRSQVVWAQEQAENFQEYMRRRNPQFVADGAWPERL from the coding sequence ATGACTGAAAACTCTGTGCCTCTCTGGTGCCAAAATCTCGCCGTCTTTGACACCGAAACCACGGGAATTAACACCTCCGAGGCCCGTGTCGTCACCGCTACACTTGCGGTTTTAGATGCACAGGGGGCTGTAACCGAACGGCACGACTGGTTTATTAATCCGGGTGTCGAGATTCCTGAAAGAGCCACTTCCGTTCACGGTGTTACAACGGCGCAGGCGGTAGCCGGCGGAATGGACGCCGCAACGGGCATAGGCCAAATACTAGATCGTATTCGTGAGCTTTTTTTACGCGGACTCCCCCTCGTGATCTATAACGCGCCCTACGACCTTGATGTTATTCGTTACGAAGCCCTCAGGTACGGGATAGAACCCCTCGCGGCCCCCGCTCCCGTACTTGATCCCCTCATTATTGATAAAGCGGTGGATCGCTATCGCAAGGGCAAAAGAACGCTCGAGGCAGCTTGCATGCACTACGGGGTTGTCTTGGGCAGTGCACACGACGCGGGAGAAGACGCCATTGCGAGCGGACGGGTCATGCAGCAGATTGCGGCCAGGTACGTGTCAAAGATTCCCGAAGACCTCGAGGAGATTCACCGCAGTCAGGTTGTTTGGGCGCAGGAGCAGGCAGAAAACTTCCAAGAATATATGCGACGGCGCAACCCACAATTTGTTGCTGACGGAGCCTGGCCCGAGCGGCTCTAG
- a CDS encoding alpha/beta hydrolase → MTSHNTPAEGLAVSHNLAPDDTLRKLIGTQRTIEIRNARGMPIHHTSYWEYPPATPTKNGSSVATIVLIHGFRGDHHGLLLIAARLPQYRLIVPDLPGFGTSPAFLRGQHNIEAYAEWLKAFVGAVSEADHALYLLGHSFGSIICSAAVAAGLRPDKLFLVNPIGAPALSGPRGVLTRLAVFYYWLGAKLPQRLGYAFLTNRLITRLSSVAMVKTRDKQLRRWIHHQHDLYFSAFASREVVLESFRASVSHDVSEFAQDIPVSTVLIAADRDDITAISAQKKVARRFVRGKLEIIEGVGHLVHYEKPAVAAQIIRDFIEAP, encoded by the coding sequence ATGACATCCCACAATACTCCGGCTGAGGGACTAGCCGTTTCCCATAACCTCGCCCCGGATGACACTCTCAGAAAGCTGATCGGCACGCAGCGCACGATTGAGATTCGTAACGCTCGGGGAATGCCCATACATCACACCAGCTATTGGGAATACCCGCCCGCTACCCCTACCAAAAACGGTTCTTCGGTGGCAACCATTGTTCTGATACACGGGTTTCGAGGGGACCATCACGGGCTGCTTTTGATTGCGGCCCGGTTGCCTCAGTATCGTCTCATCGTTCCCGATCTGCCGGGGTTCGGGACATCACCCGCTTTTCTCCGGGGTCAGCACAATATAGAGGCCTACGCTGAGTGGCTCAAGGCTTTTGTCGGCGCGGTGAGCGAAGCAGACCACGCGCTCTATCTGCTGGGGCATTCTTTTGGCTCAATTATCTGCTCGGCGGCCGTTGCCGCCGGTCTCAGGCCGGACAAGCTCTTCCTGGTTAACCCGATTGGAGCACCTGCGCTGAGTGGTCCGCGTGGTGTTCTGACTAGATTGGCGGTATTTTACTATTGGCTCGGGGCTAAACTTCCCCAGAGGTTGGGATATGCGTTTCTCACCAACCGATTAATTACCAGGCTTTCAAGCGTTGCAATGGTAAAAACACGGGATAAACAATTGCGACGCTGGATTCATCATCAACACGATCTCTACTTCAGCGCTTTTGCCAGCAGAGAGGTTGTCCTGGAGTCTTTTCGAGCGTCGGTGAGTCACGACGTGAGCGAGTTTGCACAAGATATTCCTGTGTCAACCGTTCTTATCGCGGCCGACCGAGACGACATCACAGCGATATCCGCGCAAAAAAAAGTGGCGCGACGCTTTGTCCGGGGAAAGCTAGAAATTATTGAGGGTGTGGGGCATCTTGTTCACTATGAAAAACCCGCCGTGGCAGCCCAGATTATCCGGGATTTTATTGAGGCTCCGTAA
- a CDS encoding SURF1 family protein, with protein MIDGWRFLLSRRWAGYLALTIVFALVCVLLGQWQFARRAEARAEIMRIDANYDAPAVPLETILPTLTSYSDEEDKWSTVTATGTYLVDQQTLVRNRPLSGNPGFEVLVPLRLEDGNVFIVNRGWVPTGSAQDSPDNVPAPPEGIVRIDARLKAGEPTLPNRSAGDGQIATIHLPDLAERVELPTFTEAYGVLISENPSPESAPQKAAKPERDEGPHLSYALQWYLFAIMGFVGLGWAARQEFRSINADRPDEKKRAEKRRIRAAQKQTDADVEDKILDEANFR; from the coding sequence ATGATTGATGGATGGCGCTTTCTCCTCTCCCGTCGCTGGGCGGGATATCTGGCGCTCACCATTGTTTTTGCTCTTGTGTGTGTGTTGCTGGGTCAGTGGCAATTTGCTCGTCGGGCCGAAGCACGGGCCGAAATCATGCGTATCGACGCAAACTACGACGCCCCGGCGGTTCCCCTTGAAACCATCCTCCCCACTCTGACCTCCTACAGCGATGAGGAAGACAAGTGGAGCACCGTTACTGCAACGGGGACCTATCTGGTCGATCAGCAAACACTTGTGCGTAATCGACCCCTGAGCGGAAACCCCGGCTTCGAGGTGTTGGTCCCTCTCCGACTAGAAGATGGCAACGTTTTTATCGTTAATAGGGGCTGGGTACCCACAGGCTCAGCCCAGGACTCCCCCGATAACGTCCCCGCACCCCCGGAGGGAATCGTTCGTATTGATGCTCGGCTTAAAGCTGGGGAACCCACGCTCCCGAATAGGTCTGCGGGCGACGGTCAAATTGCTACCATCCACCTACCCGATCTGGCGGAACGAGTGGAACTCCCCACGTTTACCGAAGCGTACGGGGTGTTGATATCAGAAAACCCAAGTCCTGAAAGTGCCCCACAAAAGGCGGCAAAACCAGAGCGGGACGAGGGCCCTCACCTGTCTTACGCACTGCAGTGGTATCTTTTTGCCATTATGGGGTTTGTGGGACTTGGTTGGGCTGCCCGACAGGAATTTCGATCAATAAACGCAGACCGCCCAGACGAGAAGAAACGCGCCGAAAAGCGACGCATAAGAGCCGCGCAAAAGCAGACCGACGCGGACGTCGAGGACAAGATTCTGGACGAGGCAAACTTTCGTTAG
- a CDS encoding Sir2 family NAD-dependent protein deacetylase, whose translation MIKSAYTSILTTLSEGPWAVLTGAGISTDSGIPDYRGEGAPPRNPMSVSQFLGDEAYRKRFWAGSHRAWSTFTTIVPNEGHRALARLESAGVVNGVITQNVDNLHTRAGSLRVVDVHGSMNRIRCLSCGQIFSRAKIETQLRERNPRFGEDTAVSLAPDGDADVTNVDFFQVPTCSVCDGMLKPDVVYFGEVVPVEKFSAAQAIVSEASGLLVLGSSLAVNTGIRILEQARRENKPIIIVNRGTTKGDSRAALRVESGITEFLEGLERSIATARVTEPQ comes from the coding sequence GTGATTAAAAGCGCGTACACCTCGATCTTGACCACCCTCTCTGAGGGTCCCTGGGCGGTCCTCACCGGTGCAGGCATCAGCACAGACTCGGGTATACCTGATTACCGTGGCGAGGGTGCGCCTCCGCGAAATCCGATGTCGGTGTCACAGTTTTTGGGTGACGAGGCCTATCGCAAACGCTTCTGGGCGGGTAGCCACAGGGCCTGGTCTACTTTTACAACCATTGTTCCGAACGAGGGTCATCGGGCGCTAGCCAGACTCGAATCGGCAGGTGTGGTTAACGGTGTTATTACGCAAAACGTCGATAATCTGCACACCCGTGCCGGTTCGTTGAGAGTTGTAGACGTGCACGGATCGATGAATCGAATCCGATGTCTCTCCTGCGGCCAGATCTTCAGCCGTGCCAAGATTGAGACTCAGCTCCGCGAACGTAATCCACGATTTGGCGAGGACACGGCTGTTTCTCTTGCTCCCGATGGGGATGCCGACGTAACCAATGTTGATTTCTTTCAGGTGCCCACCTGTTCTGTGTGTGACGGGATGTTGAAACCGGACGTTGTTTACTTTGGTGAGGTTGTTCCTGTTGAAAAGTTCTCTGCGGCGCAGGCCATCGTGAGCGAGGCATCCGGTCTCTTAGTTCTCGGCTCCTCGCTCGCGGTTAACACGGGAATTCGTATTTTGGAACAGGCCCGGCGCGAAAATAAGCCCATCATCATCGTCAATCGTGGGACAACCAAGGGCGATTCCCGGGCTGCACTCCGGGTAGAGTCCGGCATCACCGAGTTTCTTGAGGGCTTAGAGCGCTCTATCGCTACTGCGCGTGTTACGGAGCCTCAATAA
- the serB gene encoding phosphoserine phosphatase SerB, producing MTAPFLVVLDADSTTIRDEVIELLAEEAGSLEEVADITNRAMRGELDFTRSLTERVATLRGLPQDTFHRVYERIRISRGMRELVSFIHASGGVVAVVSGGFHELLDPLAVELSLDEWRANRLEVQNGLLTGNLIGPIIDAEAKARALREWAQKHRVTLSRTVAIGDGANDLAMMAVAGLAVAYNAKPIVQEKADVVIEALDLAGVIPHVECLLKQS from the coding sequence ATGACCGCACCGTTCCTTGTTGTACTTGACGCTGATTCTACCACCATTAGAGACGAGGTGATCGAACTTCTCGCGGAGGAAGCGGGTAGCCTCGAGGAGGTTGCAGATATTACGAATCGGGCGATGCGTGGCGAACTTGATTTTACCCGGAGCCTCACGGAACGGGTTGCCACCCTCAGGGGGTTGCCACAGGACACTTTTCACCGAGTGTATGAGCGCATTCGAATTAGCCGGGGAATGCGGGAACTCGTGAGCTTTATTCATGCCAGTGGAGGGGTTGTTGCTGTTGTGTCGGGGGGATTCCACGAACTCCTCGACCCGCTAGCCGTTGAACTATCTCTTGACGAGTGGCGGGCTAACCGTCTTGAGGTTCAGAACGGTCTTCTCACCGGCAATCTGATCGGCCCGATCATTGATGCGGAGGCAAAGGCGCGGGCACTTCGGGAGTGGGCCCAGAAACACCGGGTCACCCTCTCGCGAACGGTAGCGATTGGTGACGGGGCAAATGATCTTGCCATGATGGCTGTTGCGGGGCTCGCGGTTGCCTACAATGCAAAACCCATCGTGCAGGAGAAAGCAGACGTTGTTATAGAAGCGCTTGACCTAGCCGGGGTTATTCCCCACGTTGAGTGCCTATTGAAGCAAAGTTAG